Proteins co-encoded in one Arachis hypogaea cultivar Tifrunner chromosome 13, arahy.Tifrunner.gnm2.J5K5, whole genome shotgun sequence genomic window:
- the LOC112736372 gene encoding uncharacterized protein, giving the protein MVSRAAILLLMGLLGMVYQATQLPPPNRNSNDSNSITEDEASPTPRIRLSDGRYLAYREKGVPRDKAQHKIIIVHGFGSSKEMNFLAPQELIDELGIYFVQYDRAGYGESDPNPKRSLKSETLDIEELADQLQIGHKFYVIGVSMGSHATWSCLHYIPHRLAGVAMIAPVINYNWASLPESVVRQDYRKRLIQWALWLAKYSPRLLHWLVTQKWLPSNSVIEKNPAFFNTRDIDILKIIPGFPMLTKEKLREQVVFDTLRGDWMVAFGNWEFDPLKLSNPFSHNTSKVHIWQGYEDKVVPSQIQRFVSRNMPWINYHEVSDGGHLIIHYSGLCEAVLRALLLGEENVSYRPRPDRDILVS; this is encoded by the exons ATGGTTTCAAGGGCCGCAATACTGTTACTGATGGGACTTCTGGGAATGGTTTATCAGGCCACACAGCTTCCGCCGCCAAACCGCAACAGCAACGATTCAAACTCGATTACAGAAGACGAGGCTTCACCAACACCAAGGATCAGGCTCAGTGATGGAAGGTACTTAGCCTACAGAGAAAAGGGTGTCCCCAGGGACAAAGCACAACATAAGATTATCATTGTTCACGGCTTTGGAAGCTCCAAAGAGATGAACTTTCTCGCACCCCAG GAACTAATAGATGAATTGGGTATATATTTTGTGCAATATGATAGAGCTGGATATGGAGAAAGTGATCCGAACCCCAAACGCTCATTGAAAAGTGAAACACTTGACATTGAAGAACTTGCCGATCAGTTACAGATAGGACACAAATTTTATGTCATTGGAGTCTCAATGGGATCGCATGCTACCTGGAGTTGTCTCCACTACATCCCCCACAG GTTAGCAGGTGTGGCTATGATAGCACCAGTGATCAATTACAATTGGGCTTCACTGCCTGAGAGTGTGGTGAGACAGGACTACAGGAAGAGACTGATCCAATGGGCACTTTGGCTTGCAAAATATTCTCCGAGACTATTGCACTGGTTGGTCACTCAAAAGTGGCTCCCTTCAAATTCTGTCATTGAGAAAAACCCGGCTTTCTTCAACACTAGAGACATTGACATCTTGAAGATTATTCCCGGCTTCCCTATGCTTACCAAG GAAAAGTTAAGGGAACAGGTTGTTTTTGACACACTCCGGGGTGATTGGATGGTGGCATTTGGCAACTGGGAGTTTGATCCATTGAAGCTGAGCAATCCATTCTCTCACAACACAAGTAAAGTTCACATTTGGCAAGGATACGAAGACAAGGTTGTGCCCTCTCAAATCCAGAGATTTGTTTCAAGGAATATGCCATGGATAAATTACCATGAAGTTTCAGATGGTGGACATTTGATTATCCATTATAGTGGTTTGTGTGAGGCCGTTTTGAGGGCACTTTTACTTGGTGAAGAAAATGTTTCATATAGGCCTAGACCAGATAGAGACATACTTGTATCTTAA